One Brassica napus cultivar Da-Ae chromosome C2, Da-Ae, whole genome shotgun sequence DNA window includes the following coding sequences:
- the LOC111202903 gene encoding squamosa promoter-binding-like protein 6 isoform X1, producing the protein MDSWSYGRSVFLPNGTIAENQSSMPGFEMETSDGFITKVASSSYVEENQSSNLSRIDFKFRSYENHDGTSSLRAKKTRASNSCSQSPLCQVYGCNMDLSFSKDYHKRHRVCDAHSKSSVVIVSGVEQRFCQQCSRFHFLSEFDDGKRSCRRRLAGHNERRRKPSFYFLPGKRHKLLPQGTMSLPLPSPSLNYVSFNDFSLVLPESFPGSFLYRVMDEHDHRASRLVSFKDEPKPAMEASGVSYIWDLQEAVPRSTCALSLLSAQSQQHLSANNPNKSFSITQPCQNLNHSTGDYHQMQPLRIDPGKKTKSVTSSSSCNGNGSSTVDLLQLSSHLQRIQQQQRTFTDDVKQEYNELYFP; encoded by the exons ATGGATTCTTGGAGCTACGGGAGAAGCGTTTTCCTACCTAATGGAACCATTGCTGAGAACCAAAGCTCCATGCCTGGATTTGAGATGGAGACAAGTGATGGATTCATTACCAAAGTGGCTTCTTCGAGTTACGTTGAGGAGAACCAATCTTCGAACTTGTCTAGGATAGATTTCAAATTCAGGAGTTACGAGAACCATGATGGTACTTCGTCCCTGCGGGCTAAAAAGACCCGAGCTTCAAACTCGTGCTCACAGAGTCCCTTGTGTCAAGTCTACGGTTGCAATATGGATCTCAGCTTTTCTAAAGATTACCACAAAAGGCACAGAGTTTGCGATGCTCATTCAAAGAGTTCTGTCGTTATAGTTAGCGGTGTTGAACAGAGGTTTTGCCAACAGTGCAGCAG GTTTCATTTCCTCTCGGAGTTTGATGATGGGAAGAGAAGTTGCAGAAGACGATTAGCTGGTCACAACGAGCGAAGAAGAAAGCCTTCTTTCTATTTCTTACCCGGTAAGCGGCATAAGCTTCTTCCTCAAGGTACAATGTCTCTGCCTCTCCCTTCCCCATCACTTAACTATGTTTCTTTTAATGACTTCTCGTTGGTCTTGCCAGAGTCGTTTCCTGGTAGCTTCTTGTACAGAGTAATGGATGAGCACGACCACCGTGCAAGTAGACTCGTGAGTTTCAAAGATGAACCTAAGCCAGCGATGGAAGCTTCTGGTGTATCTTATATTTGGGACTTACAAGAGGCGGTGCCACGCTCTACTTGTGCTCTCTCTCTTCTGTCAGCTCAGTCCCAACAACACTTGTCTGCAAATAATCCAAACAAAAGCTTCTCAATCACTCAACCATGCCAAAACCTCAACCACTCCACAGGAGACTATCATCAGATGCAGCCGTTGAGGATCGATCCTGGTAAGAAGACCAAATCTGTTACTAGTTCTAGTTCATGTAATGGAAACGGATCATCCACGGTTGATCTACTGCAACTGTCATCACATCTTCAGAGAATCCAGCAACAACAGAGGACTTTCACTGATGATGTGAAGCAGGAATATAATGAGCTTTATTTCCCCTAG
- the LOC111202903 gene encoding squamosa promoter-binding-like protein 6 isoform X2 codes for MDSWSYGRSVFLPNGTIAENQSSMPGFEMETSDGFITKVASSSYVEENQSSNLSRIDFKFRSYENHDGTSSLRAKKTRASNSCSQSPLCQVYGCNMDLSFSKDYHKRHRVCDAHSKSSVVIVSGVEQRFCQQCSRFHFLSEFDDGKRSCRRRLAGHNERRRKPSFYFLPGKRHKLLPQESFPGSFLYRVMDEHDHRASRLVSFKDEPKPAMEASGVSYIWDLQEAVPRSTCALSLLSAQSQQHLSANNPNKSFSITQPCQNLNHSTGDYHQMQPLRIDPGKKTKSVTSSSSCNGNGSSTVDLLQLSSHLQRIQQQQRTFTDDVKQEYNELYFP; via the exons ATGGATTCTTGGAGCTACGGGAGAAGCGTTTTCCTACCTAATGGAACCATTGCTGAGAACCAAAGCTCCATGCCTGGATTTGAGATGGAGACAAGTGATGGATTCATTACCAAAGTGGCTTCTTCGAGTTACGTTGAGGAGAACCAATCTTCGAACTTGTCTAGGATAGATTTCAAATTCAGGAGTTACGAGAACCATGATGGTACTTCGTCCCTGCGGGCTAAAAAGACCCGAGCTTCAAACTCGTGCTCACAGAGTCCCTTGTGTCAAGTCTACGGTTGCAATATGGATCTCAGCTTTTCTAAAGATTACCACAAAAGGCACAGAGTTTGCGATGCTCATTCAAAGAGTTCTGTCGTTATAGTTAGCGGTGTTGAACAGAGGTTTTGCCAACAGTGCAGCAG GTTTCATTTCCTCTCGGAGTTTGATGATGGGAAGAGAAGTTGCAGAAGACGATTAGCTGGTCACAACGAGCGAAGAAGAAAGCCTTCTTTCTATTTCTTACCCGGTAAGCGGCATAAGCTTCTTCCTCAAG AGTCGTTTCCTGGTAGCTTCTTGTACAGAGTAATGGATGAGCACGACCACCGTGCAAGTAGACTCGTGAGTTTCAAAGATGAACCTAAGCCAGCGATGGAAGCTTCTGGTGTATCTTATATTTGGGACTTACAAGAGGCGGTGCCACGCTCTACTTGTGCTCTCTCTCTTCTGTCAGCTCAGTCCCAACAACACTTGTCTGCAAATAATCCAAACAAAAGCTTCTCAATCACTCAACCATGCCAAAACCTCAACCACTCCACAGGAGACTATCATCAGATGCAGCCGTTGAGGATCGATCCTGGTAAGAAGACCAAATCTGTTACTAGTTCTAGTTCATGTAATGGAAACGGATCATCCACGGTTGATCTACTGCAACTGTCATCACATCTTCAGAGAATCCAGCAACAACAGAGGACTTTCACTGATGATGTGAAGCAGGAATATAATGAGCTTTATTTCCCCTAG
- the LOC111202903 gene encoding squamosa promoter-binding-like protein 6 isoform X3, translating to MDSWSYGRSVFLPNGTIAENQSSMPGFEMETSDGFITKVASSSYVEENQSSNLSRIDFKFRSYENHDGTSSLRAKKTRASNSCSQSPLCQVYGCNMDLSFSKDYHKRHRVCDAHSKSSVVIVSGVEQRFCQQCSRFHFLSEFDDGKRSCRRRLAGHNERRRKPSFYFLPESFPGSFLYRVMDEHDHRASRLVSFKDEPKPAMEASGVSYIWDLQEAVPRSTCALSLLSAQSQQHLSANNPNKSFSITQPCQNLNHSTGDYHQMQPLRIDPGKKTKSVTSSSSCNGNGSSTVDLLQLSSHLQRIQQQQRTFTDDVKQEYNELYFP from the exons ATGGATTCTTGGAGCTACGGGAGAAGCGTTTTCCTACCTAATGGAACCATTGCTGAGAACCAAAGCTCCATGCCTGGATTTGAGATGGAGACAAGTGATGGATTCATTACCAAAGTGGCTTCTTCGAGTTACGTTGAGGAGAACCAATCTTCGAACTTGTCTAGGATAGATTTCAAATTCAGGAGTTACGAGAACCATGATGGTACTTCGTCCCTGCGGGCTAAAAAGACCCGAGCTTCAAACTCGTGCTCACAGAGTCCCTTGTGTCAAGTCTACGGTTGCAATATGGATCTCAGCTTTTCTAAAGATTACCACAAAAGGCACAGAGTTTGCGATGCTCATTCAAAGAGTTCTGTCGTTATAGTTAGCGGTGTTGAACAGAGGTTTTGCCAACAGTGCAGCAG GTTTCATTTCCTCTCGGAGTTTGATGATGGGAAGAGAAGTTGCAGAAGACGATTAGCTGGTCACAACGAGCGAAGAAGAAAGCCTTCTTTCTATTTCTTACCCG AGTCGTTTCCTGGTAGCTTCTTGTACAGAGTAATGGATGAGCACGACCACCGTGCAAGTAGACTCGTGAGTTTCAAAGATGAACCTAAGCCAGCGATGGAAGCTTCTGGTGTATCTTATATTTGGGACTTACAAGAGGCGGTGCCACGCTCTACTTGTGCTCTCTCTCTTCTGTCAGCTCAGTCCCAACAACACTTGTCTGCAAATAATCCAAACAAAAGCTTCTCAATCACTCAACCATGCCAAAACCTCAACCACTCCACAGGAGACTATCATCAGATGCAGCCGTTGAGGATCGATCCTGGTAAGAAGACCAAATCTGTTACTAGTTCTAGTTCATGTAATGGAAACGGATCATCCACGGTTGATCTACTGCAACTGTCATCACATCTTCAGAGAATCCAGCAACAACAGAGGACTTTCACTGATGATGTGAAGCAGGAATATAATGAGCTTTATTTCCCCTAG
- the LOC111212875 gene encoding uncharacterized protein LOC111212875: protein MTSSYNCFFLGSLVVSLLLFLGSTSTMALTKDINSTCYRYSVDNSFVHNKTFCLQTLTAYPPAVSATNMVELVKVTLDLGSTQAKERAGFVAGLEKEPTFKKYFEMCSESYATIVNNFRGARLCMEDGAAGAACASITILETYDDTQSVKDTIGKNTDKASKKLMEMTLVMEDFVAIADAAISVIF, encoded by the exons ATGACTTCTTCCTATAATTGTTTCTTTCTTGGTTCATTGGTAGTCTCGTTACTACTTTTCTTAGGATCTACTTCGACCATGGCCTTAACAAAAGACATTAATTCAACATGCTATCGTTATTCTGTCGATAATTCTTTTGTCCATAACAAAACGTTCTGCCTGCAAACGCTCACAGCGTATCCTCCCGCCGTCTCTGCAACTAACATG gTCGAACTTGTGAAAGTCACACTCGACCTTGGATCGACCCAGGCTAAAGAAAGGGCAGGTTTCGTTGCCGGATTGGAAAAAGAGcctacatttaaaaaatattttgagatGTGCAGTGAATCCTATGCCACAATAGTGAATAACTTTAGAGGTGCTCGATTATGTATGGAGGATGGTGCCGCGGGTGCCGCGTGTGCAAGCATTACAATCCTTGAAACTTACGACGATACACAAAGTGTGAAGGATACAATCGGCAAGAACACAGACAAGGCCTCGAAAAAGCTCATGGAGATGACATTAGTTATGGAGGATTTCGTGGCTATAGCTGATGCAGCCATCAgcgtaatattttaa